Proteins from one Mercurialis annua linkage group LG7, ddMerAnnu1.2, whole genome shotgun sequence genomic window:
- the LOC126655836 gene encoding proline-rich receptor-like protein kinase PERK13: protein MSGSADSPSSSLTIPLPPADDLDPPPDDPPPSDNDSPPAPPDSLGENLLLAPPPSDADSQAPPPPSTPQESPPPPNSPPPSSPPPPSESGPRPSPPPTSKTQPPPAVSSPPPPSLSPSPKATPRSPPPPSISPPPPAGNESPPVSNNSSSSSPPPSDSAATPPPPEDFQPPPAADGVVQSPPPPIEFIAPSPPNTPPVSSNSSTVPSAPRQSAPSGSSPAGSNSTPTSSTRQTNSTPTAGGGDSDSSSTKVIIGAVLGSVILIAIVASVFVLKRRRRRKDYYAPHYMPPKNFTVQTDGYYYGQQPHGAGFSGAMNFSYGSQVPSQSPDSYGGSQKYNPESDMMGTNKTHFSYEEVMEMTDGFARQNIIGEGGFGCVFKGQTSDGKIVAVKQLKAGSGQGEREFKAEVEIISRVHHRHLVSLVGYCISDKQRLLLYEFLPNKTLEYHLHGPTVLDWPSRVRIAISSAKGLAYLHEDCNPKIIHRDIKSANILLDDNFEAQVADFGLARLNDTTQTHVSTRVMGTFGYLAPEYASSGKLTDRSDVYSFGVVLLELITGRKPVDPAQPLGDESLVEWARPQLHRAIETGDLTDIVDPRLERHYVESEMIRMIETAAACVRHSGPKRPRMVQVVRALDSDDMSDLSNGVKYGQSTVYDSGQYNQDIMKFRRMAFSSNESSDFDTTSGEYTSREVSRGPPLSNFTSEELETKAMRDGSERRYGGGQGNVGSRRNL, encoded by the exons ATGTCAGGCTCGGCGGATTCGCCGAGTTCTTCATTAACTATTCCATTGCCACCAGCAGACGATTTGGATCCTCCGCCCGATGATCCACCACCATCAGACAATGACTCGCCGCCAGCACCACCCGATTCGCTCGGTGAAAACCTTTTATTAGCCCCACCACCAAGTGACGCCGATAGTCAAGCGCCACCACCACCATCAACACCCCAAGAATCACCTCCTCCACCAAACTCTCCTCCTCCATCTTCACCACCGCCGCCATCAGAGTCTGGTCCTCGTCCTAGCCCACCACCAACTTCAAAAACGCAACCTCCTCCAGCAGTGTcctcaccaccaccaccatcacTGTCCCCTTCTCCAAAAGCAACACCTCGTTCTCCACCACCACCGTCTATTTCTCCTCCTCCTCCGGCCGGTAATGAGTCCCCACCTGTATCAAACAATTCATCATCATCTTCCCCTCCTCCGTCAGACTCAGCAGCAACTCCGCCACCTCCTGAGGATTTTCAACCTCCACCTGCTGCCGATGGCGTAGTGCAATCTCCACCTCCGCCAATAGAATTTATAGCTCCATCTCCTCCAAATACACCACCTGTTTCATCAAACTCGAGCACAGTTCCGTCAGCACCAAGGCAATCAGCTCCGAGTGGCTCATCACCTGCTGGTTCAAACTCTACCCCTACCTCTAGCACAAGACAAACTAACTCGACCCCCACCGCAGGCGGTGGCGATTCTGACAGCTCATCAACTAAGGTTATTATCGGAGCCGTGTTGGGTAGTGTTATACTCATTGCAATAGTAGCaagtgtttttgttttaaagagGAGGAGGAGAAGAAAAGATTATTATGCTCCTCATTACATGCCTCCCAAGAATTTCACTGTACAAACAG ATGGATATTATTACGGGCAACAGCCACACGGTGCAGGTTTCTCGGGTGCGATGAATTTCTCGTACGGTTCACAAGTACCTTCACAGTCACCGGACAGTTACGGAGGGAGTCAAAAGTACAATCCGGAATCAGATATGATGGGTACTAATAAAACACATTTCAGCTATGAAGAAGTAATGGAAATGACAGATGGATTTGCTCGTCAGAACATTATTGGTGAAGGTGGTTTCGGATGCGTTTTCAAGGGGCAAACTTCTGATGGGAAAATTGTTGCAGTCAAACAACTTAAGGCCGGAAGCGGACAGGGCGAGCGCGAATTTAAAGCTGAAGTTGAGATTATTAGTCGTGTTCATCATCGGCATTTAGTTTCTTTGGTCGGTTATTGTATTAGTGATAAACAACGATTGCTTCTCTACGAATTTCTTCCAAATAAAACTCTTGAATATCATTTGCATG GACCTACGGTATTAGATTGGCCTAGTAGAGTCAGGATTGCCATTAGTTCTGCAAAGGGTTTAGCATATTTACATGAAGATT GTAATCCAAAAATTATTCACAGAGATATTAAGTCAGCAAATATTCTATTGGATGACAACTTTGAAGCACAG GTAGCAGATTTTGGGCTTGCCAGACTAAATGATACAACTCAGACCCACGTATCAACACGTGTCATGGGAACATTTGG GTACCTGGCACCGGAGTATGCATCAAGTGGAAAATTGACAGATAGGTCTGATGTATATTCATTTGGAGTTGTGCTTCTCGAGCTTATAACCGGACGCAAACCTGTCGATCCAGCGCAGCCTCTAGGGGATGAAAGTTTGGTTGAATGG GCTCGCCCACAGCTCCACCGTGCCATTGAAACCGGTGATCTAACCGATATAGTTGATCCTCGGCTTGAACGGCATTATGTGGAGAGCGAAATGATCAGAATGATCGAAACAGCAGCAGCTTGTGTTCGCCATTCCGGTCCAAAGAGGCCTCGGATGGTTCAG GTGGTGAGAGCATTGGACAGTGATGATATGTCTGATTTAAGTAACGGTGTGAAGTATGGGCAGAGCACAGTATATGATTCTGGTCAGTACAATCAGGACATTATGAAATTTAGAAGAATGGCTTTTAGCAGTAACGAAAGTTCAGACTTTGACACAACAAGTGGAGAATACACCTCCAGAGAAGTATCCCGCGGTCCGCCTCTTTCAAATTTCACAAGTGAGGAATTAGAAACAAAAGCCATGAGAGATGGCAGTGAGAGGAGATACGGAGGGGGTCAAGGTAACGTAGGCAGCCGCCGgaatttataa
- the LOC126655837 gene encoding transcription factor bHLH90 isoform X1 has product MKGLEGAMEFLRPFIDSKAWDYCVVWKLGDDPSRFIEWVGCCCSGANGNGKVKMENYSAALCRDFYFKHSITTQPCLALAHYPSFLPLYSGRIHGEVVTSTQSKWMIIQPDTSSHSDSSYGSVGTRVLIPVFGGLVELFAARHITEDQKIIDYITGHFNVLKQESMVSHGYSSFSDSCINSILEQNFQNLPSPGNLLGLNPQTQIIFPLYQSNTPSSLEGSSSGSNPSNEYLSLNSHSGYLLQNEMLNQAIEKSLVSGKLKNEQNLLKHKTGLFLECDNKRVGKVLHKPERDHFRSKNLVTERNRRNRIKDGLFTLRAIVPKISKMDKASILGDAIEYIGELQKEVNKLQDELKKIEEEECIVGNAELMTLKLEELHEGKKNWPPAQNNQDFSSFYEKEIFEVQIEVNQIGKREFLIKLFREQKRGGFGRLMDAIYSLGLQVVDANMTTFDGKVLSILKIESNMKDIQPKKLRESLLKLRM; this is encoded by the exons ATGAAAGGATTAGAGGGAGCAATGGAATTTCTCAGACCCTTCATTGACTCTAAAGCTTGGGACTACTGTGTTGTTTGGAAACTGGGTGATGATCCTTCCAG gTTCATTGAGTGGGTTGGTTGCTGCTGCAGCGGTGCTAATGGTAATGGTAAAGTGAAAATGGAGAACTATTCTGCTGCTCTTTGTagagatttttattttaagcaTTCTATTACCACTCAACCTTGTCTGGCTCTTGCTCATTATCCCTCTTTTCTGCCTTTGTATTCTGG CAGGATTCATGGGGAGGTGGTGACATCAACTCAATCAAAGTGGATGATTATCCAACCCGATACCTCGTCCCACTCGGATTCTTCTTAT GGATCAGTTGGAACTAGGGTTTTGATTCCAGTATTTGGTGGACTTGTTGAACTCTTTGCAGCTAGACAT ATAACAGAAGATCAGAAGATTATAGACTACATTACAGGTCATTTTAATGTCCTAAAACAAGAGTCCATGGTTTCACATGGCTACTCCAGCTTCAGTGACTCTTGTATTAATTCAATTCTTGAGCAGAACTTCCAAAACTTACCATCTCCTGGGAATTTGTTAGGCTTAAATCCTCAAACACAAATTATTTTCCCATTATATCAGTCGAATACTCCTTCCAGCCTTGAAGGATCTTCTAGTGGTTCCAATCCTTCAAATGAGTACCTATCACTCAATTCACATTCTGGTTACTTGTTACAGAATGAAATGTTGAACCAGGCAATTGAAAAGTCATTGGTCTCGGGAAAATTAAAGAATGAGCAGAACTTATTGAAGCATAAAACAGGTCTATTTCTAGAATGCGATAACAAAAGGGTCGGGAAAGTTTTGCATAAGCCTGAAAGAGATCATTTTCGATCAAAAAATCTCGTCACTGAGAGGAATAGAAGGAATAGGATAAAAGACGGGCTGTTTACTCTACGTGCTATAGTTCCGAAGATATCTAAG ATGGATAAAGCTTCCATTCTTGGAGATGCAATTGAATATATTGGTGAGTTGCAGAAGGAAGTGAACAAATTGCAGGACGAGCTCAAGAAAATTGAGGAAGAAGAATGCATTGTTGGCAATGCAGAACTGATGACTTTAAAGTTGGAGGAATTACATGAAGGCAAAAAAAACTGGCCTCCTGCTCAGAACAACCAAGATTTTTCTAGCTTTTATGAAAAGGaaatttttgag GTGCAGATAGAAGTAAACCAGATTGGAAAAAGAGAATTCCTGATTAAGCTCTTCCGTGAGCAGAAGCGAGGAGGGTTTGGAAGATTAATGGATGCTATTTATTCACTGGGGCTTCAAGTTGTTGATGCTAATATGACAACATTTGATGGAAAGGTCCTGAGCATTCTCAAGATTGAG TCTAATATGAAGGACATTCAACCAAAGAAACTGAGAGAATCATTACTCAAGCTTAGAATGTAG
- the LOC126655837 gene encoding transcription factor bHLH90 isoform X3 has product MKGLEGAMEFLRPFIDSKAWDYCVVWKLGDDPSSGANGNGKVKMENYSAALCRDFYFKHSITTQPCLALAHYPSFLPLYSGRIHGEVVTSTQSKWMIIQPDTSSHSDSSYGSVGTRVLIPVFGGLVELFAARHITEDQKIIDYITGHFNVLKQESMVSHGYSSFSDSCINSILEQNFQNLPSPGNLLGLNPQTQIIFPLYQSNTPSSLEGSSSGSNPSNEYLSLNSHSGYLLQNEMLNQAIEKSLVSGKLKNEQNLLKHKTGLFLECDNKRVGKVLHKPERDHFRSKNLVTERNRRNRIKDGLFTLRAIVPKISKMDKASILGDAIEYIGELQKEVNKLQDELKKIEEEECIVGNAELMTLKLEELHEGKKNWPPAQNNQDFSSFYEKEIFEVQIEVNQIGKREFLIKLFREQKRGGFGRLMDAIYSLGLQVVDANMTTFDGKVLSILKIESNMKDIQPKKLRESLLKLRM; this is encoded by the exons ATGAAAGGATTAGAGGGAGCAATGGAATTTCTCAGACCCTTCATTGACTCTAAAGCTTGGGACTACTGTGTTGTTTGGAAACTGGGTGATGATCCTTCCAG CGGTGCTAATGGTAATGGTAAAGTGAAAATGGAGAACTATTCTGCTGCTCTTTGTagagatttttattttaagcaTTCTATTACCACTCAACCTTGTCTGGCTCTTGCTCATTATCCCTCTTTTCTGCCTTTGTATTCTGG CAGGATTCATGGGGAGGTGGTGACATCAACTCAATCAAAGTGGATGATTATCCAACCCGATACCTCGTCCCACTCGGATTCTTCTTAT GGATCAGTTGGAACTAGGGTTTTGATTCCAGTATTTGGTGGACTTGTTGAACTCTTTGCAGCTAGACAT ATAACAGAAGATCAGAAGATTATAGACTACATTACAGGTCATTTTAATGTCCTAAAACAAGAGTCCATGGTTTCACATGGCTACTCCAGCTTCAGTGACTCTTGTATTAATTCAATTCTTGAGCAGAACTTCCAAAACTTACCATCTCCTGGGAATTTGTTAGGCTTAAATCCTCAAACACAAATTATTTTCCCATTATATCAGTCGAATACTCCTTCCAGCCTTGAAGGATCTTCTAGTGGTTCCAATCCTTCAAATGAGTACCTATCACTCAATTCACATTCTGGTTACTTGTTACAGAATGAAATGTTGAACCAGGCAATTGAAAAGTCATTGGTCTCGGGAAAATTAAAGAATGAGCAGAACTTATTGAAGCATAAAACAGGTCTATTTCTAGAATGCGATAACAAAAGGGTCGGGAAAGTTTTGCATAAGCCTGAAAGAGATCATTTTCGATCAAAAAATCTCGTCACTGAGAGGAATAGAAGGAATAGGATAAAAGACGGGCTGTTTACTCTACGTGCTATAGTTCCGAAGATATCTAAG ATGGATAAAGCTTCCATTCTTGGAGATGCAATTGAATATATTGGTGAGTTGCAGAAGGAAGTGAACAAATTGCAGGACGAGCTCAAGAAAATTGAGGAAGAAGAATGCATTGTTGGCAATGCAGAACTGATGACTTTAAAGTTGGAGGAATTACATGAAGGCAAAAAAAACTGGCCTCCTGCTCAGAACAACCAAGATTTTTCTAGCTTTTATGAAAAGGaaatttttgag GTGCAGATAGAAGTAAACCAGATTGGAAAAAGAGAATTCCTGATTAAGCTCTTCCGTGAGCAGAAGCGAGGAGGGTTTGGAAGATTAATGGATGCTATTTATTCACTGGGGCTTCAAGTTGTTGATGCTAATATGACAACATTTGATGGAAAGGTCCTGAGCATTCTCAAGATTGAG TCTAATATGAAGGACATTCAACCAAAGAAACTGAGAGAATCATTACTCAAGCTTAGAATGTAG
- the LOC126655837 gene encoding transcription factor bHLH90 isoform X2 produces MKGLEGAMEFLRPFIDSKAWDYCVVWKLGDDPSRFIEWVGCCCSGANGNGKVKMENYSAALCRDFYFKHSITTQPCLALAHYPSFLPLYSGIHGEVVTSTQSKWMIIQPDTSSHSDSSYGSVGTRVLIPVFGGLVELFAARHITEDQKIIDYITGHFNVLKQESMVSHGYSSFSDSCINSILEQNFQNLPSPGNLLGLNPQTQIIFPLYQSNTPSSLEGSSSGSNPSNEYLSLNSHSGYLLQNEMLNQAIEKSLVSGKLKNEQNLLKHKTGLFLECDNKRVGKVLHKPERDHFRSKNLVTERNRRNRIKDGLFTLRAIVPKISKMDKASILGDAIEYIGELQKEVNKLQDELKKIEEEECIVGNAELMTLKLEELHEGKKNWPPAQNNQDFSSFYEKEIFEVQIEVNQIGKREFLIKLFREQKRGGFGRLMDAIYSLGLQVVDANMTTFDGKVLSILKIESNMKDIQPKKLRESLLKLRM; encoded by the exons ATGAAAGGATTAGAGGGAGCAATGGAATTTCTCAGACCCTTCATTGACTCTAAAGCTTGGGACTACTGTGTTGTTTGGAAACTGGGTGATGATCCTTCCAG gTTCATTGAGTGGGTTGGTTGCTGCTGCAGCGGTGCTAATGGTAATGGTAAAGTGAAAATGGAGAACTATTCTGCTGCTCTTTGTagagatttttattttaagcaTTCTATTACCACTCAACCTTGTCTGGCTCTTGCTCATTATCCCTCTTTTCTGCCTTTGTATTCTGG GATTCATGGGGAGGTGGTGACATCAACTCAATCAAAGTGGATGATTATCCAACCCGATACCTCGTCCCACTCGGATTCTTCTTAT GGATCAGTTGGAACTAGGGTTTTGATTCCAGTATTTGGTGGACTTGTTGAACTCTTTGCAGCTAGACAT ATAACAGAAGATCAGAAGATTATAGACTACATTACAGGTCATTTTAATGTCCTAAAACAAGAGTCCATGGTTTCACATGGCTACTCCAGCTTCAGTGACTCTTGTATTAATTCAATTCTTGAGCAGAACTTCCAAAACTTACCATCTCCTGGGAATTTGTTAGGCTTAAATCCTCAAACACAAATTATTTTCCCATTATATCAGTCGAATACTCCTTCCAGCCTTGAAGGATCTTCTAGTGGTTCCAATCCTTCAAATGAGTACCTATCACTCAATTCACATTCTGGTTACTTGTTACAGAATGAAATGTTGAACCAGGCAATTGAAAAGTCATTGGTCTCGGGAAAATTAAAGAATGAGCAGAACTTATTGAAGCATAAAACAGGTCTATTTCTAGAATGCGATAACAAAAGGGTCGGGAAAGTTTTGCATAAGCCTGAAAGAGATCATTTTCGATCAAAAAATCTCGTCACTGAGAGGAATAGAAGGAATAGGATAAAAGACGGGCTGTTTACTCTACGTGCTATAGTTCCGAAGATATCTAAG ATGGATAAAGCTTCCATTCTTGGAGATGCAATTGAATATATTGGTGAGTTGCAGAAGGAAGTGAACAAATTGCAGGACGAGCTCAAGAAAATTGAGGAAGAAGAATGCATTGTTGGCAATGCAGAACTGATGACTTTAAAGTTGGAGGAATTACATGAAGGCAAAAAAAACTGGCCTCCTGCTCAGAACAACCAAGATTTTTCTAGCTTTTATGAAAAGGaaatttttgag GTGCAGATAGAAGTAAACCAGATTGGAAAAAGAGAATTCCTGATTAAGCTCTTCCGTGAGCAGAAGCGAGGAGGGTTTGGAAGATTAATGGATGCTATTTATTCACTGGGGCTTCAAGTTGTTGATGCTAATATGACAACATTTGATGGAAAGGTCCTGAGCATTCTCAAGATTGAG TCTAATATGAAGGACATTCAACCAAAGAAACTGAGAGAATCATTACTCAAGCTTAGAATGTAG